In Chlorogloeopsis sp. ULAP01, the following are encoded in one genomic region:
- a CDS encoding ribonuclease R family protein has product MEKGTLVEFRIGGDRRLAVVDRPDGKTRWFVIDERGQSHSLMPRQITYTVTKETYKPLQIPSFLEEVKPYLDPSSLEVAWELLVESGETVTPEEMANLLFSESEPPQCYAAHCLLSDDKIYFKQKGDSYEARTVAQVAERKHQLEVEALKAKGQQEFLARVEQALKGVPVEWQRHDRHRLEALEKYAALLADVVRVGISYESLARAYPPPAPVLETMNMLGRSATPQGAFQLLVDLSWWSPHENLFLRRSSIPVQFPSKVLEVAQQQLEFPPPDPDTNRLDLTHLKVYTIDDESTTEIDDGLSWELFPDGRERLWVHIADPTRWLIPEDELDLEARKRGSTVYLPTGMVPMFPEVLATGPMSLVQGKVCYALSFGIILDELGGVEDYSIHASLIKPTYRLTYEDVDEMLELDVQAEPEIAAIARLANKRKVWRYNQGAISINMPEAMIKVKDDDINIYVLDDSSSRQLVAEMMIVAGEVAARYGQAHNIPLPFRGQPQPELPREEELLQLPAGFVRACAMRRCMPKSEMSITPMRHAGLGLDTYTQATSPIRRYSDLLTHFQLKAHLRGDNPPFSAEQLKEVMLTVSTITQEATMVERQTNRYWALEYLRRYPEISWQATVLMWLREDSNLALILLEDLGLQLPMSFRRLVKLGEHILVKVAHADPHKDVIQFQETIYQEAQTAVH; this is encoded by the coding sequence GTGGAGAAGGGGACGTTAGTTGAATTTAGAATTGGTGGCGATCGTCGTCTGGCTGTAGTTGATCGTCCAGATGGTAAAACCCGTTGGTTCGTGATCGATGAACGGGGGCAATCTCACAGTTTGATGCCGCGACAAATCACCTATACAGTTACTAAAGAAACCTACAAGCCTTTGCAGATTCCCAGTTTTCTGGAAGAAGTAAAGCCTTACTTAGATCCATCTAGCTTAGAAGTAGCCTGGGAATTACTGGTGGAAAGTGGGGAAACAGTCACGCCAGAAGAAATGGCTAATCTGCTGTTTTCGGAATCAGAACCGCCTCAATGTTATGCTGCTCATTGCTTGTTATCAGATGACAAAATTTATTTCAAGCAAAAGGGAGACTCCTACGAAGCCCGAACAGTAGCTCAAGTAGCAGAACGCAAACACCAGTTAGAAGTAGAGGCACTTAAAGCTAAAGGACAGCAGGAATTCTTGGCTCGTGTAGAGCAGGCGCTCAAAGGTGTACCAGTAGAGTGGCAAAGACATGATCGCCATCGTTTGGAAGCTTTAGAGAAATACGCAGCGCTGCTTGCTGATGTTGTGCGTGTAGGTATAAGTTATGAGTCTCTGGCTCGTGCATATCCACCGCCAGCGCCAGTTCTGGAAACAATGAATATGTTGGGACGTTCTGCAACTCCCCAAGGAGCCTTTCAACTATTAGTGGACTTGAGTTGGTGGAGTCCTCACGAAAACCTGTTTCTGCGTCGTTCGTCAATTCCTGTTCAATTCCCCAGCAAGGTATTAGAAGTGGCGCAACAGCAATTGGAATTTCCACCACCAGATCCAGACACAAATCGTTTGGATCTCACCCATCTCAAGGTATATACAATTGATGATGAAAGTACTACTGAAATAGATGATGGTTTAAGCTGGGAATTATTTCCAGATGGGCGAGAAAGGTTATGGGTACACATAGCTGATCCTACTCGTTGGTTAATCCCAGAAGACGAATTGGATCTGGAAGCCAGAAAGCGAGGTAGTACAGTATATTTACCGACGGGCATGGTTCCCATGTTCCCTGAGGTGTTGGCAACTGGGCCGATGAGTTTGGTACAGGGTAAGGTTTGTTATGCTCTCAGCTTTGGTATAATTTTAGACGAATTAGGTGGAGTAGAGGATTACAGCATCCACGCCAGTTTAATTAAGCCTACTTATCGCCTCACCTACGAAGATGTAGATGAAATGCTGGAGTTGGATGTACAGGCAGAACCAGAAATTGCAGCGATCGCTAGATTGGCAAATAAGCGTAAAGTCTGGCGGTACAATCAAGGAGCCATCAGCATTAATATGCCGGAGGCAATGATTAAAGTCAAAGATGACGATATTAATATATATGTTTTAGATGACTCTTCCTCAAGGCAACTAGTAGCTGAAATGATGATTGTTGCCGGTGAGGTTGCTGCCCGTTACGGCCAAGCCCATAATATTCCTTTACCGTTTCGCGGTCAACCGCAACCAGAATTACCCAGAGAAGAGGAATTACTCCAACTGCCAGCAGGCTTTGTTCGTGCCTGTGCGATGCGTCGCTGTATGCCCAAGAGTGAAATGAGCATTACACCGATGCGTCATGCTGGTTTAGGATTAGATACTTATACACAAGCGACTTCTCCGATCCGCCGTTACAGTGACTTGCTGACTCACTTTCAACTGAAAGCTCACCTGCGAGGCGATAATCCACCCTTTTCGGCAGAACAACTCAAAGAAGTGATGCTGACAGTCAGCACTATTACCCAAGAGGCAACGATGGTGGAAAGACAAACTAATAGATATTGGGCTTTAGAATATTTGCGCCGCTATCCAGAAATAAGTTGGCAAGCAACAGTGCTGATGTGGTTAAGGGAAGATAGCAATTTAGCACTAATTCTCTTAGAAGATTTGGGCTTGCAGTTGCCAATGTCTTTCCGGCGTCTTGTGAAGTTAGGCGAACATATTTTGGTGAAAGTTGCCCATGCCGATCCGCACAAAGATGTAATTCAGTTCCAAGAAACAATTTATCAAGAAGCACAAACTGCGGTTCATTAA
- a CDS encoding GNAT family N-acetyltransferase: MTQKAATNIRHATETDLPIIVAIYNAAIPSRMATADLEPVSVESRIAWFNGRSPLKNPLWVIEVEDVVAGWLSFQSFYGRPAYHATAEISIYIAPEYHHCGLGKQLLTQAIKQSSTLGFKNLVCFIFAHNHPSLKLFEKFGFQRWGYLPKVAELDSVERDLAILGLRISSGAASSL; the protein is encoded by the coding sequence ATGACACAGAAGGCAGCAACAAATATTCGCCATGCTACCGAAACTGATTTACCAATAATTGTGGCCATTTACAATGCTGCAATTCCTAGTCGCATGGCAACCGCCGATTTGGAACCAGTCTCTGTGGAAAGTCGCATTGCTTGGTTTAATGGGCGATCGCCACTCAAAAATCCACTCTGGGTAATTGAAGTAGAAGATGTAGTAGCTGGATGGCTAAGTTTCCAATCTTTTTACGGACGCCCAGCCTATCATGCCACAGCTGAAATTAGTATTTACATAGCCCCAGAATATCATCACTGTGGATTGGGAAAGCAACTGCTAACCCAAGCAATCAAACAAAGCTCTACTTTGGGCTTCAAAAACTTAGTATGTTTCATTTTTGCCCATAACCACCCCAGTTTAAAGCTATTTGAGAAATTTGGTTTTCAGCGCTGGGGTTACTTGCCTAAAGTTGCAGAACTTGATAGCGTTGAACGCGACTTAGCAATTTTGGGGCTGCGAATTTCATCAGGAGCGGCGAGCAGTCTATAA
- a CDS encoding ABC transporter ATP-binding protein: MSDALFTIEHLRVAYPHRSDEEAHWAVDDVSFNLQPGERMGLVGESGCGKSTLGRAAMRLLPPSTRVEGQVTFQGQSVFALTPTQMRKFRGEAVALVFQDPMTRLDPLMTIGNHCIETLKAHSPKLSTREAKAKAITTLAKVNIPASRWNQYPHEFSGGMRQRVAIALALLLQPKMIVADEPTTSLDVTVAAQILQELTRLCAEENMALLLISHDLAMVAEYCDRIGVMYDGKMVEMGKTESVFEQPQHEYTRSLLQAALHIQAGEGTDKGTRGGRDTGNQEDTETRRHGDMGNMNKSFSASSSQSPILRIVDLKQHYTIEPNLIQRLFQGQSQTIKAVDGINLELYPGEILGLVGESGCGKSTLSRTILQLIPPTAGKVEFLGKEITHLSRQQMRIQRRQMQMVFQDPHACLNPAMTVGQSIADPLLIHKLATPAEAKKQVFWMLEKVGLKPPEVYYQRHASDLSGGQQQRVAIARALITHPKLLICDEPVSMLDASVQSQVLDLMLELKAEFELTYLFITHDLWLARFLCDRIAVMNGGKIVEIGSTKEIFANPQHPYTKTLLAAAPLLARA, encoded by the coding sequence ATGAGTGACGCCTTATTTACTATCGAACATTTACGGGTTGCCTATCCTCATCGTAGTGACGAAGAAGCGCATTGGGCAGTTGATGATGTTTCTTTTAACCTGCAACCAGGTGAAAGAATGGGATTAGTCGGAGAGTCAGGGTGTGGTAAGTCAACTTTGGGAAGAGCAGCAATGCGGTTGCTACCACCATCTACTCGCGTTGAAGGACAAGTCACATTTCAAGGACAATCGGTGTTTGCTTTAACACCAACCCAAATGCGGAAGTTTCGAGGAGAAGCGGTGGCGTTGGTGTTTCAAGATCCCATGACACGCCTCGATCCTTTGATGACTATAGGTAACCACTGTATCGAGACACTAAAGGCGCACTCTCCGAAATTATCAACACGGGAAGCCAAGGCAAAGGCGATCACTACTTTGGCAAAGGTAAATATTCCTGCCAGTCGCTGGAACCAGTACCCCCATGAATTTAGCGGTGGGATGCGACAACGAGTAGCAATTGCCCTAGCTTTATTGCTGCAACCCAAGATGATTGTTGCCGACGAACCAACCACTAGCTTGGATGTCACCGTAGCAGCACAGATTTTGCAAGAGCTGACGCGACTGTGTGCCGAAGAAAATATGGCACTACTACTAATTTCCCACGATTTAGCAATGGTAGCAGAGTATTGCGATCGCATTGGCGTTATGTATGACGGCAAAATGGTGGAAATGGGTAAAACGGAATCTGTCTTTGAACAACCCCAGCACGAATACACGCGATCGCTCCTGCAAGCAGCTCTGCATATTCAAGCAGGAGAGGGAACGGACAAGGGGACAAGGGGAGGGAGAGACACGGGAAATCAAGAGGACACGGAGACACGGAGACACGGAGACATGGGGAATATGAATAAAAGTTTCTCCGCGTCTTCCTCCCAATCCCCTATCCTGCGCATCGTCGATTTAAAACAGCACTATACAATTGAACCTAACTTAATTCAACGTTTGTTCCAAGGGCAATCTCAGACAATTAAAGCGGTAGATGGCATTAATCTCGAACTATATCCCGGAGAAATTTTAGGATTAGTCGGGGAGTCTGGTTGCGGCAAAAGTACTTTATCGCGGACAATTTTGCAGTTAATTCCTCCTACTGCTGGAAAAGTTGAGTTTTTAGGAAAGGAGATCACTCATCTATCCCGGCAGCAAATGCGCATCCAAAGGCGACAAATGCAAATGGTGTTTCAAGATCCCCATGCGTGCCTAAATCCAGCGATGACAGTAGGGCAAAGCATTGCAGATCCATTGTTGATTCATAAGCTAGCGACTCCCGCAGAAGCAAAAAAACAGGTTTTTTGGATGCTGGAAAAAGTAGGCTTAAAACCCCCAGAAGTTTACTATCAGCGTCACGCCTCAGATTTATCTGGGGGGCAGCAGCAACGAGTGGCAATAGCTCGTGCTTTAATTACTCATCCGAAACTTTTGATTTGTGATGAGCCTGTAAGTATGTTAGATGCTAGCGTGCAGTCGCAAGTGTTGGATTTGATGTTGGAATTAAAAGCAGAGTTTGAATTGACGTATTTGTTTATTACTCATGATCTGTGGTTAGCGAGATTTTTATGCGATCGCATTGCCGTCATGAATGGTGGCAAGATTGTCGAAATTGGCTCCACAAAAGAAATTTTTGCTAATCCCCAGCATCCCTATACCAAAACCTTACTAGCCGCAGCTCCCTTGTTAGCACGAGCCTGA
- a CDS encoding DUF5132 domain-containing protein, with the protein MGVKVLPDVGDVAENLGVTGILGVVLLPIFLPVLAGVGKPIAKGIIKGGILFYEKSRGAIAEVGETWEDIVAEARAELGESRMKSAEPIEETQA; encoded by the coding sequence ATGGGAGTTAAAGTTTTACCAGATGTTGGAGATGTAGCCGAAAATCTTGGTGTTACAGGTATTTTAGGAGTTGTACTTCTGCCTATATTCTTACCAGTGTTAGCTGGTGTTGGTAAGCCTATTGCCAAGGGAATTATTAAAGGTGGGATCCTCTTCTACGAAAAGAGTAGGGGAGCGATCGCAGAAGTTGGCGAAACTTGGGAAGATATCGTTGCAGAAGCAAGGGCTGAACTTGGTGAGTCGCGCATGAAGTCAGCTGAACCGATTGAAGAGACTCAGGCTTGA